Within Lolium rigidum isolate FL_2022 chromosome 5, APGP_CSIRO_Lrig_0.1, whole genome shotgun sequence, the genomic segment GCACCGTCGCCGGAGCCGGAGAAGACGCCGGCGTGGTCGCTTGCAGCAATGTCAGCGTGGTCGCTTGCAGCAACGCCGGCGACCTACAGTAGCAACGCCACCGGCCTAGGGTAGCAAGCCGGCGACCTAGGGTAGCAATGCCACCGGCCTATGGCAGCAACGTCGATAGCCTGGAGTAGCAACGCCTCGGGTCTATGGCAGCAGAGCAACCGACCTAGAGTAGCAAGGCCGCCCGCCCGTGGGAGCAGCGCCGCGCGCCCCTAGGAGCATCCAGGCCCGCTCgtgggagcagcgccggcggcccGTGGGAGCAAGGCCGCTCGCCCGTGGGAGCAAGGCCGCTCGCCCCTGGGAGCAGCACTGGCGGCCCGTGGCCGTGGGAGCAAGGCCGCCCGCCCCTGGGAGCATCCAGGGCTGCCCGTAGGAGCAGCGCCGGCGACCCTTAGGAGGCCGGCCGCTCGTCGGAGAAAGGCCGGATGTCCATGTGAGCATCAAGCTCCGCCCATGGGAGCAGCGGCACCGGCTGCCCTTTGTGTTCGTCGTCTTCGAGTCGAACGTGAGAGACTGGGAATAGCGAGATGGTGGCGATGCGGCGGCGCGCAGGCTAGAGAGGAGCGCCGGAGCATGGGGCCAGAGAGAAATCAGGTGGAGGAGCGCCGGAGGTTGGTGCCGGAGTACATCCCGATGAGGAAATTTCTCGTTGAGAACTGAGAAAGgaaaagaagaggaggatgagcgGTTGAGAGAGGACCGAGTAAAGgaaaagaagaggaggatgagaagATAAGGTGGATTGTTTTTTTCTCTGCCACGATTCGGGACACGCGTCAGGCGTTGGAGCCGGAGGAACGCTAGCGTGAAATCGTCCGGGGGTTTCACAGCGTTTTCCATAACAAAAACCAGTTAACAGAAATTAATTGCCAACTCGAAAAAGATATCCTCCCTGCCTCAAGCGTGATTACTTAGTGCATTTAGCATTTGGCTGGATTTGAGGTATATATAGCACGCAGGTGCCGGGCGATTCCACTCAATAAATAAGTAAACTTATAACAAGCACAATTAATAAGTGGAACAATTCTTTTGATGCAATACGGCATCAAAGCGTGATTACTTGGTACAATTCGGGTTTTGCTAGGTTCGAGGTATATATAGCATGCGGGCACGGAGCGATTCCACTCAATAAATTAGTAAACTTATATCCAGATCGCCATTAATCAGTGGAACGATAGTTTTGATGCAATACATTGCTACTAGTCAATTATCTTTTTTAATCTCTCAATTGTGCATATGGTTTTCAATAAGTTATAACTTCATAGGATGTGCAATTGATCTAGTGAGAGCATGTTTTTCATTAGGGAATGCACAAAAAATATAGTATATGTTTTATGTATGGAGAGGTGGGGCTAATGGCAGGCTAAGGCTCTGGATCTAAATCCTAAGCGACAAACCATGTTTATATTAGTCCACTATATATCAGCCCATGTTTGTATCGGTCCGCTATAAAACACTTACACCACTCCCACTTCATTGTACACTTATGTGTTTTTACCTACACCACTCCCATTTCAGTACACTTATGTGTTTTTGATAACGCAGGACCGAGGCCTAAATCTCAAATCGCTCGAAACATATATTCGCCCCTGTTTGTATTTGTCCACTATAAATCACTTACACCACCCATATATCATTGTACACGTTATGTGTTCTCGAACACTCGAAAATGCTTTAAGTTAATCAAAAATTTGTAGTGTGATTCACACTCGAGCAAAGCAAATCACATTTAAGCATCCGACCGTTCGTAATAAATTGTTTTTGACATTTTTTCACGTACGCGTGCAGGAGGGACAGCTTCATCACCCACCGCGCCTTCTGCGACGCGCTGGCCCAGGAGAGCGCGCGCTTGCCGGCGATCGGCGCCAGCCTATACGGTGGCGTCGGAAACATGGGCGCCCTCAACACTCTCTCCGGCATGCCCCAACAACTGCCGGTCGGCAGCTTTCCTGACCAGTCCGGCCACCACTCCTCAGCGTCGGCCATGGACATCCACAACCTTGGCGGTGGCAGCAATGGCGGCCAGTTCGACCAGCACCTCATGCCACAGTCCGCGGGATCCTCCATGTTCCGCTCCCAGGCCGCCTCGTCTTCTCCGTACTacctcggcgccgccgccgcccaggacTTCGCCGAGGATGACGTCCACCGCTCCCATGGCAACCAGAGCTCTCTTCTCCAGGGCAAGTCGACCGCGGCCTTCCACGGCCTGATGCAACTTCCAGACCAACACCAGGCAAGCGGAAGCAACGGTAACAACAACCTCCTGAACCTTGGCTTCTATTCGGGCAACGGCGGCGGCCAGGACGGGCGTGTCATGTTCCAGAACCAATTCAACAGCAGCGCCGGAAACGGCAACGTCAATGCTGAGAACAATGGCAGCCTcctcggcggcggtggtgggggtTTCCCTTCGCTGTTCGGTTCGTCTGAGTCAGGCGGCGGACTCCCGCAGATGTCGGCGACGGCGCTGCTGCAGAAAGCGGCGCAGATGGGCGCGACGACGAGCAGCCACAACGCGAGCGCCGGGCTGATGCGTGGCCCTGGGATGAGGGGTGGTGCCGGAGAAGGCGGGTCTTCGTCGTCTGCGAGCGAGAGGCAGTCGTTCCATGACCTCATTATGAACTCCCTGGCGAACGGGAGCGGCGCTCCTGCTACTACGGGTGGTGGCACAGTGgcgttcggcggcggcggcttccccATCGACGACGGCAAGCTGAGCACGAGGGACTTCCTGGGTGTCGGTCCCGGTGGCGTGGTGCACGCTGGCAT encodes:
- the LOC124652438 gene encoding protein indeterminate-domain 5, chloroplastic-like, which gives rise to MAAASSAPFFGLSDAQMQPMVPAQPPAPVAAAPAPKKKRNQPGNPNPDAEVIALSPRSLMATNRFVCEVCGKGFQREQNLQLHRRGHNLPWKLKQKNPKDALRRRVYLCPEPTCVHHDPARALGDLTGIKKHYCRKHGEKKWKCDKCAKRYAVQSDWKAHSKTCGTREYRCDCGTLFSRRDSFITHRAFCDALAQESARLPAIGASLYGGVGNMGALNTLSGMPQQLPVGSFPDQSGHHSSASAMDIHNLGGGSNGGQFDQHLMPQSAGSSMFRSQAASSSPYYLGAAAAQDFAEDDVHRSHGNQSSLLQGKSTAAFHGLMQLPDQHQASGSNGNNNLLNLGFYSGNGGGQDGRVMFQNQFNSSAGNGNVNAENNGSLLGGGGGGFPSLFGSSESGGGLPQMSATALLQKAAQMGATTSSHNASAGLMRGPGMRGGAGEGGSSSSASERQSFHDLIMNSLANGSGAPATTGGGTVAFGGGGFPIDDGKLSTRDFLGVGPGGVVHAGMGPPRRHGGAAGLHIGSLDPAELK